CACGTCCGAAGGGGGCGCCATCATCGCCCGGCCTCCGCACGCGCTGGTGCTGAGCCTGACGATGCTCCTGGCCGTCTTCTCCATCCTGTTCGGCGCCCGCCGGGCCGATCCGACCCTTCGCCACGCGGGGCTGGTCGTGACCCTCGCCATCCACGCGGCGCTCAAGCTCATCGCCCTGGCAGCCGTCGCCCTGCTTTCCCTGCGGCGCTTCCCCTCGCCCTTCGCCGACCCCGCGGTCTGGCCCCACCTGACGATCGGCAGCACCCCCGACAACACCTTCTCGAACTGGATGGGCTACCTGCTGCTGAGCATGGGCGCGGTCGTCCTGCTGCCCTCCATCTTTCACGTGTGCGTGGTGGAGAACACCCGCGAGGCGGACATCGTGACGGCCCGGTGGGCCTTCCCCCTCCACTCCCTGGTCCTGTACGCCCTCTTGATCCCCATCGCCCTGGGCGGGGCCCTCGCCGGCCTCTCCGGCGCCGGGGTGCAGGCCTCCGTCCTGGTGCTGCCCTGGCAAGCGGGCTCGCTCCAATTGAGCCTGCTCGCCTACCTGGGGGCGATCGCCGCGGCCTCGGGGATGGCCGTCGTCACGGTCCTGGCGCTCACCAACATCGTGATGAGCGACCTGCTGCTGCCCGCCCTCAGGCGCCACGTGCACGCGCTGGGGCCCTACCTGCGGCCGCTGAGGTGGGGGATCATCCTCGGCGTCGCGCTGTCGGCCTTCGGGATGTGGGCCCTCACCGACGTCGCCTTCCTCGCCCAGTTCGGCCTGGTCTCCTTCATCGCCGCGGCTCAGCTCGCTCCCGCCTTCTTCCTGGGGCTGGTCTGGCCCGGGCTGCCGGGGCGAGCGGTCACGTGGGGCCTGGGGCTCTCAATTTTCCCCTGGCTCTACACCGCCCTGCTGCCGAATCTCGCCGGCAAGATCCCCCTGCTATCGGCGATCGTCGCGCGCGGACCGTGGGGGATCGACTGGCTTCGCCCCACGGCCATGTTCGGGATGAGCGGGCTGGACCCCTACGTCCATGCGGCCTTCTGGTGCCTGGCGGCGAACATGGGGGCGATCCTCCTGTGCGCGCTGCGGCGTCCACTGTCGACCGAGCGCGAGCAGCGCGCGATCGCGCTGCTGAAGGGTGACAAGCGCTCGCTCGGCCTTCACCGCCGGCTCCTCAAGGCGATCTCGCCAGAGGAGATGGAGGCCGTCCTGAGGCGCTTCCTGGAACCGGATCAGGCCGACTCCGAGCTCGCGCGGATCCGCCGCACCCTCGAGACGGTCGATCTGCCCCTCGAGACCAGGCAGCTGATGGCCCGCCAGGACCTCGAGCGCGTCCTGAGCGGACCGCTCGGGCCGGCGATCGCCGGCGCCGTGGTCCGGCAGTACTTCCCCATCGCGGAAGAGCCCGTCCCGGACGCCCTCGAGGCCTTCAAGACGATGGAGCAGGCGCTCGCCCTCAACCGGGCGGACCTGATCAACCGCCTCAAGGAGATGGGCGTCCTCAACGCGGTGGCCGAGCGCCTGGTGGCCGAGCGGGATCCCGAGCGCATGCTCGCCGAGGTCGGCGCGCTCCTGAGCGACAGCTTCCAGCTCGACCTGGTGGGCACGCTGCTTATCGAGGGCGACCAGGGGCGCCTGAGCGGCCGGCACGGCTTCAGGGCGAGCGACGATCGCTCGTTCAGGATTCCCGAGGGCTCGGTGCTCGAAGAAGCGATCCGATCGCGCGCGCTCCGGGTCCTGACGCTGCCTCTGGAGGTGGACCCGCGCGATCCCTTCATGCGAGGCGAGGGGCTCGAGACCCTGGTCTACGTCCCGATCTCGCTGCCCGAGAACCTGATCGGCATGCTCGTCTGCGGCATCCGGGGCACGCCCCGGCACGTCTCCCCCGAGTTCAAGAACCTCCTGAGCGCGATCGCCAGCGAGCTCGCCCTTGCGATCGCCAACGCCCTGCACCGGCAGCGCGAGGACCAGCTCAGGCGGCAGCTCGAGGTCACCCTGGACAACCTGGCGGACGCGGTGGCGGTGGTCCAGCAAGACGGCCGCATCGTCCTGATCAACGACGCGTTCGCCGGGCTCATCCAGGCCAGCGACAAGGAACGCCTCCTCGGCATGAGCCTCGGCGA
This sequence is a window from Pantanalinema sp.. Protein-coding genes within it:
- a CDS encoding ATP-binding protein gives rise to the protein MVSPLLLVGVAAGYLLLLFLIAYRVERRQAAFAPSHVRTFTYLMALSGVWITGWSYLSAAGGLIDKGLPYLAIQLGAGLTFLFGWPLILKAVQIARAHRVTTLPGFLALRYGGSRLLPVLVACFLFAGTLPYIALQLGAAAYAFQVLTSEGGAIIARPPHALVLSLTMLLAVFSILFGARRADPTLRHAGLVVTLAIHAALKLIALAAVALLSLRRFPSPFADPAVWPHLTIGSTPDNTFSNWMGYLLLSMGAVVLLPSIFHVCVVENTREADIVTARWAFPLHSLVLYALLIPIALGGALAGLSGAGVQASVLVLPWQAGSLQLSLLAYLGAIAAASGMAVVTVLALTNIVMSDLLLPALRRHVHALGPYLRPLRWGIILGVALSAFGMWALTDVAFLAQFGLVSFIAAAQLAPAFFLGLVWPGLPGRAVTWGLGLSIFPWLYTALLPNLAGKIPLLSAIVARGPWGIDWLRPTAMFGMSGLDPYVHAAFWCLAANMGAILLCALRRPLSTEREQRAIALLKGDKRSLGLHRRLLKAISPEEMEAVLRRFLEPDQADSELARIRRTLETVDLPLETRQLMARQDLERVLSGPLGPAIAGAVVRQYFPIAEEPVPDALEAFKTMEQALALNRADLINRLKEMGVLNAVAERLVAERDPERMLAEVGALLSDSFQLDLVGTLLIEGDQGRLSGRHGFRASDDRSFRIPEGSVLEEAIRSRALRVLTLPLEVDPRDPFMRGEGLETLVYVPISLPENLIGMLVCGIRGTPRHVSPEFKNLLSAIASELALAIANALHRQREDQLRRQLEVTLDNLADAVAVVQQDGRIVLINDAFAGLIQASDKERLLGMSLGELVATVALRDLSGTAIPQERSATFQALKGRKIDLQACWTGLQGRRYVVSISSVPIFDAKGTAIQAVTVIRDITEIYQLKEALEERVEERTTELSRERDLLKSANEKLAAALEDLRSLEKVKAAFVNAVSHDLRIPLTGIVGYAELLEEGIGGALGEQQLDFVTQIMEASRRMTRLLNEFLDYARMESGQFAIEPRALDLAELVPQAIAGFRPAVDKKGVTLSAAIAPELPEVSADPDRITQILGNLLSNAVKFTPPGGEIRVSAHPRGQSVVLEVANDGPGIPPEALPHMFERFFQTESGRQAGGTGLGLSIVKSLVEAHGGEVWVESTPGKDTTFRFTLPVA